One Yimella lutea DNA window includes the following coding sequences:
- a CDS encoding ATP-dependent DNA helicase, with protein sequence MPASNSTSSSSPIDSLMEAAVAAVGGAPRPGQQQMTEAVAKAFDDEHHLLVQAGTGTGKSLAYLVPSIVHANATGKPVIVATATLALQAQIVGRDLPVLAEALRPVLGRRPTYGLVKGRRNYLCQHKLVGGYPDDEEDSLFSTGAVDQQLGRLEKEIVRLREWAGETDTGDRDDLVPGVSERAWRQVSVTAHECLGSTCPMVQECFVEKARAEARDVDVVVTNHSFMAIDSFEGRQMLPEHDALVVDEAHELVDRVTSTITDELTAGMVASAAKKAARYADTQELADTGVFLGGVLDQLAEGRLLGLPDNLALAVQRVHDSARSLSSDLKPDKPADNDGPRQTARAAVDEVLENAARLLEARELDVAWISRSEYRGSALNVAPMSVAMLVRDKIFGDRTVVMTSATLELGGSFDSVAGTLGLRGEGSPAWEGLDVGSPFDYPQQAIAYVAKHLPPPGRDGTSDQAIDEIETLIRAAGGRTLGLFSSMRAAKAATEAMRERFGDEFPVLCQGDDQMGTLVKQFAADPKTCLFGTLTLWQGVDVPGSACQLVIIDRIPFPRPDDPITSARSQAIAERGGNGFMAVSATHAALRLSQGAGRLIRRSNDRGVVAFLDNRMVTARYAGFLQKSLPPFWPTTDRDLVLRALKRLDETADAPVAPAKKPVPHAASKPDVQERFDAEAGRVTSTDAGDYDELVFTDDEPADAVETPERRAAEEHPAPEPLPAVPAVPAETDVVVEPAPAQGGEWTSDDDEELSDGVSLGLDVDELADHLDRPVAEVEARLKKLNLG encoded by the coding sequence ATGCCGGCCTCCAACTCGACGTCCTCCTCGAGCCCGATCGATTCGTTGATGGAGGCCGCAGTCGCGGCTGTGGGTGGAGCGCCCCGCCCGGGGCAGCAGCAGATGACCGAAGCGGTCGCCAAGGCGTTCGACGACGAGCATCACCTGCTCGTCCAGGCCGGCACCGGCACCGGTAAGTCGCTGGCCTATCTCGTGCCGTCCATCGTGCACGCCAACGCGACCGGCAAGCCCGTCATCGTCGCCACCGCGACGCTCGCGTTGCAGGCGCAGATCGTCGGGCGCGACCTGCCGGTGCTCGCCGAAGCCCTGCGTCCGGTGCTCGGCCGGCGCCCCACCTACGGACTGGTCAAGGGGCGCCGCAACTACCTGTGCCAACACAAGCTCGTCGGTGGTTACCCCGACGACGAAGAAGACAGCCTGTTCAGCACCGGTGCGGTCGACCAGCAACTCGGACGCCTGGAGAAGGAGATCGTCCGACTGCGTGAATGGGCCGGCGAGACCGACACCGGTGACCGCGACGATCTCGTGCCAGGCGTCAGCGAACGCGCTTGGCGTCAGGTGTCGGTCACGGCCCACGAATGCCTCGGATCGACCTGCCCGATGGTGCAGGAGTGCTTCGTGGAGAAGGCCCGCGCCGAGGCCAGGGACGTCGATGTCGTCGTCACCAACCACAGCTTCATGGCGATCGACTCCTTCGAGGGCCGCCAGATGCTGCCCGAACACGACGCGCTGGTCGTCGACGAGGCGCACGAACTCGTCGACCGGGTCACCTCCACCATCACCGACGAACTGACCGCGGGCATGGTGGCGAGCGCGGCGAAGAAGGCTGCCCGGTACGCCGACACCCAGGAGCTCGCCGACACCGGCGTCTTCCTCGGGGGAGTCCTCGATCAGCTGGCCGAGGGACGTCTGCTCGGACTGCCCGACAATCTCGCGCTCGCCGTCCAGCGCGTGCACGACAGCGCACGCAGCCTGTCCTCCGACCTCAAGCCCGACAAGCCGGCCGACAACGACGGCCCCCGACAGACGGCACGGGCCGCAGTCGACGAAGTGCTGGAGAACGCCGCACGCCTGCTCGAAGCACGTGAACTCGACGTCGCCTGGATCAGCCGCAGCGAGTACCGCGGCTCGGCACTCAATGTCGCACCGATGAGTGTGGCGATGCTGGTGCGCGACAAGATCTTCGGCGATCGCACGGTCGTGATGACCTCGGCCACGCTCGAACTCGGTGGATCCTTCGACTCAGTGGCCGGCACGCTCGGCCTGCGTGGTGAGGGTTCACCGGCGTGGGAGGGTCTGGACGTCGGCTCGCCGTTCGACTACCCGCAGCAGGCCATCGCCTACGTCGCCAAACACCTGCCGCCGCCCGGCCGCGACGGCACCTCCGACCAAGCGATCGACGAGATCGAGACCCTCATCCGGGCCGCCGGCGGACGCACTCTCGGGCTGTTCTCCTCCATGCGCGCCGCGAAGGCGGCGACCGAGGCGATGCGCGAACGGTTCGGCGACGAGTTTCCGGTCCTGTGCCAGGGCGACGATCAGATGGGCACGCTCGTCAAACAGTTCGCCGCCGATCCGAAGACCTGCCTGTTCGGCACTCTCACCCTCTGGCAGGGCGTCGATGTGCCCGGTTCGGCCTGCCAACTGGTGATCATCGACCGAATCCCGTTCCCGCGTCCGGACGATCCGATCACCTCGGCGCGCTCGCAGGCGATCGCCGAACGCGGCGGCAACGGCTTCATGGCGGTGTCGGCCACCCACGCTGCCTTGCGTCTGTCACAGGGGGCCGGACGCCTGATCCGGCGCTCGAACGACCGCGGCGTGGTCGCGTTCCTGGACAACCGAATGGTCACTGCGCGGTACGCGGGCTTCCTGCAGAAGTCCCTCCCGCCGTTCTGGCCGACGACCGACCGCGACCTCGTGCTGCGTGCGCTCAAGCGACTGGACGAAACCGCCGACGCTCCGGTGGCGCCGGCGAAGAAGCCTGTGCCGCATGCCGCCTCCAAGCCCGACGTTCAGGAGCGCTTCGACGCCGAAGCCGGTCGGGTCACGTCCACCGACGCCGGCGACTACGACGAACTCGTGTTCACCGATGACGAACCGGCCGACGCCGTGGAGACCCCGGAACGGCGGGCCGCCGAGGAACACCCGGCGCCCGAACCGCTGCCGGCGGTGCCGGCGGTACCGGCCGAGACCGATGTCGTCGTCGAACCGGCCCCTGCTCAGGGCGGGGAATGGACCAGCGACGACGACGAAGAGTTGTCGGACGGTGTCTCACTCGGCCTCGATGTCGATGAACTGGCCGACCATCTCGACCGGCCGGTGGCCGAGGTCGAGGCACGCCTGAAGAAGCTGAACCT
- the hflX gene encoding GTPase HflX, producing MTSQHDFFNRRADALADSEFDVQYDQDGFLLEDGTEHRDGDQLDRAERAALRRVEGLSTELQDVTEVEYRQLRLERVVLAGVWTEGTVEDADNSMRELAALAETAGSTVLAGVMQRRSKPDPSTWMGSGKAADLRAIVIAEGADTVIADGELSPGQRRALEDVVKVKVIDRTALILDIFAQHAKSKEGKAQVELAQLQYLLPRLRGWGESMSRQAGGQAAGGQGMGSRGPGETKIELDRRRINTRIAKLKREIASMKTIRDTKRHGRKANEVPSVAIAGYTNAGKSSILNRLTGAGVLVQNQLFATLDPTVRRSETADGRPYTLADTVGFVRNLPHQLVEAFRSTLEEVGESDLLLHVVDGSHPDPQAQISAVREVLAEVGATDVKEVVVVNKSDVADPEVVDRLLRSEKYAIAVSAHTGAGFAELLELIDRELPRPQIRVEVLLPYDRGDLLSRLHDEADVISSEHTGEGTHVHAKVNPSLESALEEYLVRVAAE from the coding sequence ATGACTTCGCAACACGATTTCTTCAACCGCCGCGCCGATGCGCTCGCCGACTCCGAGTTCGACGTCCAGTACGACCAGGACGGCTTCTTGCTGGAGGACGGCACCGAGCACCGCGACGGCGACCAACTCGACCGCGCCGAACGTGCGGCCCTTCGCCGTGTGGAGGGCCTGTCGACCGAACTGCAGGACGTCACCGAGGTCGAGTACCGCCAGCTGCGTCTGGAGCGAGTGGTGCTCGCCGGCGTCTGGACCGAGGGAACCGTCGAGGACGCCGACAACTCGATGCGTGAACTCGCCGCCCTCGCCGAGACCGCGGGTTCGACCGTGCTCGCCGGTGTGATGCAGCGTCGCAGCAAGCCCGACCCGAGCACCTGGATGGGATCGGGCAAGGCCGCCGACCTGCGCGCGATCGTCATCGCCGAAGGCGCCGACACCGTCATCGCCGACGGTGAGCTCAGCCCCGGCCAGCGGCGTGCCCTGGAGGACGTCGTCAAGGTGAAGGTCATCGACCGCACGGCGCTGATTCTCGACATCTTCGCCCAGCACGCGAAGTCCAAGGAAGGTAAGGCGCAGGTCGAGCTCGCCCAGTTGCAGTACCTCCTGCCGCGACTTCGTGGTTGGGGTGAGTCGATGTCCCGGCAGGCGGGTGGTCAGGCCGCCGGTGGCCAGGGCATGGGTTCGCGAGGCCCAGGTGAGACGAAGATCGAGCTCGACCGCCGCCGCATCAACACCCGCATCGCCAAGCTCAAGCGCGAGATCGCTTCGATGAAGACGATCCGTGACACCAAGCGCCACGGCCGCAAAGCGAACGAGGTGCCGTCGGTCGCGATCGCCGGTTACACCAACGCCGGCAAGTCCTCGATCCTCAACCGGCTCACCGGTGCCGGCGTCCTGGTGCAGAACCAGCTGTTCGCCACCCTCGACCCGACCGTGCGTCGCAGCGAGACCGCCGACGGCCGTCCGTACACCCTCGCCGACACCGTCGGATTCGTGCGCAACCTGCCGCACCAACTCGTGGAGGCGTTCCGTTCGACGCTGGAGGAGGTCGGCGAGTCCGACCTGCTGTTGCACGTCGTCGACGGGTCACACCCCGACCCGCAGGCGCAGATCTCCGCGGTGCGTGAGGTGCTTGCCGAGGTGGGCGCGACCGACGTCAAGGAGGTCGTGGTCGTCAACAAGTCGGACGTCGCCGACCCCGAGGTGGTCGACCGGCTGTTGCGCTCGGAGAAGTATGCGATCGCGGTGTCCGCTCACACCGGCGCCGGGTTCGCCGAGTTGCTCGAACTCATCGATCGTGAGTTGCCGCGCCCGCAGATCCGGGTCGAGGTGCTGCTGCCCTACGACCGCGGCGACCTGCTGAGCCGGTTGCACGACGAGGCCGACGTGATCAGCAGCGAGCACACCGGCGAGGGCACCCACGTGCACGCGAAGGTGAACCCTTCGCTGGAGTCGGCACTCGAGGAGTACCTCGTCCGGGTGGCTGCCGAGTAA
- a CDS encoding class I SAM-dependent methyltransferase, which produces MSGTDHYFSAEPASADERRTINVPLAGSTHAVQVAPGIFSPDRIDQGTSVLLQHAPQPPASGTFLDLGCGWGPMALSLGLYSPDAIVHAVDVNERAMDLARLNAESLGLRNIRASTADEVPADVRFDLIWSNPPIRVGKAVLHDLLRAWLPRLSDDGEAYLVVQRNLGSDSLQKWLNENLDGLVADRFTSVRGFRILRVTHRH; this is translated from the coding sequence ATGTCAGGCACCGATCACTACTTCAGCGCCGAACCCGCCAGCGCTGACGAGCGCAGGACGATCAACGTCCCGTTGGCGGGTTCGACACACGCCGTCCAGGTTGCGCCGGGAATCTTCTCGCCCGACCGGATCGACCAGGGCACCTCGGTGCTGCTGCAGCACGCTCCGCAGCCCCCGGCGTCCGGCACTTTCCTCGACCTCGGGTGCGGTTGGGGACCGATGGCTCTGAGCCTGGGGTTGTACTCGCCGGACGCGATCGTGCATGCGGTGGACGTGAACGAGCGTGCGATGGATCTGGCTCGACTCAACGCAGAATCGTTGGGGCTAAGGAACATTCGGGCGTCCACTGCGGACGAGGTGCCGGCGGACGTCCGGTTCGATCTGATCTGGTCGAACCCGCCGATCCGGGTCGGCAAGGCGGTGTTGCACGACCTGTTGCGCGCCTGGTTGCCGCGACTGTCGGACGACGGCGAGGCCTATCTGGTGGTGCAGCGCAACCTCGGTTCGGACTCATTGCAGAAATGGCTGAACGAGAACCTCGACGGCTTGGTCGCCGATCGGTTCACCAGCGTCCGGGGCTTCCGGATCCTGCGCGTCACGCACCGTCACTGA
- the panD gene encoding aspartate 1-decarboxylase, translated as MQRFMLHSKIHRATVTQADLHYVGSLTIDRDLMDAADLLPGQQVDVVDVDNGNRLTTYAIEGERGTGILCINGAAARLISPGDTVIVIAYAAMDDAEARSFEPNVVFVDKQNRIVQVDHDPGDVPDGFGLSTSAVTHR; from the coding sequence ATGCAGCGATTCATGCTCCACAGCAAGATCCACCGTGCGACGGTCACCCAGGCCGACCTGCACTACGTGGGTTCGTTGACGATCGACCGTGACCTGATGGACGCGGCCGACCTCCTTCCGGGTCAGCAGGTCGATGTCGTCGACGTCGACAACGGCAACCGCCTCACCACGTACGCGATCGAGGGTGAGCGGGGCACCGGCATCCTGTGCATCAACGGTGCCGCGGCCCGCTTGATCAGTCCAGGCGACACCGTGATCGTCATCGCGTACGCCGCGATGGACGACGCCGAGGCCCGTTCGTTCGAGCCGAATGTCGTGTTCGTCGACAAGCAGAACCGCATCGTGCAGGTCGATCATGACCCGGGCGACGTGCCGGACGGCTTCGGACTGTCGACCTCTGCGGTCACCCACCGCTGA